From Oceanococcus atlanticus, a single genomic window includes:
- a CDS encoding SoxR reducing system RseC family protein, with the protein MIENLAIVVERQGRRVRLAAASQTGCARCDAGEGCGGGVFGKLIRRRLQGLLLDDQGLNLETGQHVVLGIEPGIFVKATALIYLLPLLGLIGLAALLASLGANDAWIAGAGVSGLIAGAWLGPRLRRLYIDNQLQPRVLRRAAATDMRVCGSAPGPA; encoded by the coding sequence GTGATTGAAAATCTGGCCATCGTTGTAGAGCGGCAGGGTCGCCGTGTGCGGCTGGCGGCCGCCAGCCAAACCGGCTGTGCTCGCTGCGATGCTGGCGAGGGTTGTGGCGGTGGTGTCTTTGGCAAGTTGATTCGTCGGCGTTTGCAAGGATTGCTGCTGGATGATCAGGGCTTGAATCTGGAGACGGGGCAGCACGTGGTGTTGGGCATCGAACCCGGCATTTTCGTCAAAGCGACCGCCCTGATTTATTTGCTGCCCCTGCTTGGATTGATCGGATTGGCGGCGCTGCTTGCTTCACTCGGCGCCAACGATGCATGGATTGCCGGCGCGGGCGTTTCAGGTTTGATCGCGGGTGCGTGGTTGGGGCCGCGCCTTCGACGTTTGTACATCGACAATCAGCTTCAGCCGCGTGTGTTGCGTCGAGCGGCTGCCACCGACATGCGAGTCTGTGGCAGTGCGCCAGGTCCGGCATAA